One window from the genome of Engraulis encrasicolus isolate BLACKSEA-1 chromosome 16, IST_EnEncr_1.0, whole genome shotgun sequence encodes:
- the LOC134464975 gene encoding calcium uniporter protein, mitochondrial-like: MASLGLLSKLQAGVISRALPLRSLFKATANQVYLTERTQPNVHQWRWHPVAFCSSLAPSNDVAVHYKHGRPSLALPLPSRREECLFFLRPMLMTVGDFIEDLQREDPGITAASVLTEEGEKVAFTTSVSTLLNNNFKLVINDTVYNVSSAQEETASQEHAMGMEDVQQVVHLLHTALHLPSHHILKERELLEKLDGLKQELTPMEKLKAQLVKRAENSSSRAIWGGLALLSVQGGALAWLTWWVYSWDVMEPVTYFITYSTSIGIFAYYVLTKQDYVYPDAKDRQFLNYFHKSAKKANFNVERYNQLKDELAEVEEDLKRLRNPNQPQLPP, translated from the exons ATGGCATCTTTGGGACTTCTCAGCAAACTGCAGGCTGGAGTTATCAGTCGCGCTTTGCCACTACGCTCTCTCTTCAAAGCGACAGCTAACCAAGTCTATTTAACAGAGAGG ACCCAGCCCAACGTGCACCAGTGGAGATGGCATCCAGTCGCCTTCTGCAGCTCTCTAGCTCCCTCCAATG ATGTGGCTGTGCACTACAAACATGGGCGGCCTTCGTTGGCCTTGCCACTGCCCTCTAGGAGAGAGGAGTGTCTCTTCTTCCTGAGGCCCATGCTCATGACTGTTGGGGACTTCATAGAGGACCTCCAGAGAGAGGACCCTGGCATCACAGCAGCATCTGTGCTTACagaag AAGGGGAGAAGGTTGCATTCACCACCTCTGTTAGCACACTGCTTAACAACAATTTCAAACTGGTCATCAACGACACCGTCTACAACGTGAGTTCAGCACAAGAAG AGACGGCCAGTCAGGAGCATGCCATGGGCATGGAGGATGTGCAGCAGGTGGTGCACCTGCTGCACACAGCCCTCCACCTCCCTAGTCACCACATCCTGAAAGAACGGGAACTACTGGAGAAACTGGACGGCCTCAAGCAGGAACTTACTCCAATGGAAAAG CTGAAGGCTCAACTAGTTAAGAGGGCAGAGAATAGCTCCTCCCGGGCGATATGGGGGGGCCTGGCTTTGCTCTCGGTGCAGGGTGGAGCTCTGGCCTGGCTCACCTGGTGGGTCTACTCCTGGGATGTCATGGAACCTGTTACCTACTTCATCACCTATTCTACCAGCATTGGAATTTTTGCCTATTACGTACTCACAAAACAG GACTATGTGTATCCAGATGCAAAAGATAGACAGTTCTTAAATTATTTCCACAAAAGTGCCAAGAAAGCCAACTTCAATGTGGAAAGATACAATCAGTTAAAAGATGAACTggctgag GTGGAGGAGGACTTGAAACGCCTGAGGAATCCAAATCAACCGCAGCTGCCCCCCTGA
- the pla2g12a gene encoding group XIIA secretory phospholipase A2, with the protein MHFVGAFSFMVICVTVVLSTRHDREPETPDWRMTLKSIRNGIHKIDTYLNAALDLFGGDDGLCHYTCSDGYIPAPRPDYKPPPPNGCGSPLFGFQFDIGIPSMTKCCNQHDRCYDTCGKEKHVCDEQFQECLESICRNVQRTLGLQQSVQACESAVNLLFDAVMHMGCKPYMDSQRASCICHYEEKMDL; encoded by the exons ATGCATTTCGTTGGCGCGTTTTCATTCATGGTAATATGTGTTACTGTTGTGTTGTCAACCCGGCATGATCGAGAACCTGAAACTCCAGACTGGCGAATGACACTGAAGTCCATACGAAACGGCATTCATAAAATAGACACCTACTTGAATGCTGCCTTGGACCTGTTTGGTGGGGATGATGGACTCTGTCATTACACGTGCAGTGACG GCTATATACCAGCACCGCGTCCTGACTACAAGCCTCCTCCTCCGAATGGGTGCGGTTCACCTCTGTTTGGATTCCAG ttTGATATTGGGATTCCATCCATGACAAAATGTTGTAATCAACATGACCGATGTTATGACACCTGTGGAAAGGAGAAACATGTCTGTGATGAGCAGTTTCAGGAATGCCTAGAGTCTATCTGCAGGAATGTGCAAAGGACTTTAGGACTGCAACAAAGTGTACAAG CCTGTGAGTCTGCTGTGAATCTGCTGTTTGATGCTGTCATGCATATGGGCTGCAAGCCCTATATGGACAGTCAGAGAGCATCATGCATATGTCACTATGAAGAGAAAATGGATCTGTGA
- the LOC134464976 gene encoding caspase-6-like: MASPSKESGSVEMDSAIGGRSPAISGVTQNVTETDAIYRGSIQLDPDEEYKMDHKKRGRVLIFNQEQFFWRLGMHPRSGTNADRHNLVKRFEELQFEVNAYDNLKLEEVWTKISETAEADHTDSDCFVCVFLSHGENDHVFAYDGKIAIQDITALFKGNKCPSLAGKPKIFILQACRGDKHDDPVTPMDVVDTKTNEVEVDAGVVYTLPSGADFLMCYSVADGYYSHRETVNGSWYIQDLCEILKEHGQALEFTELLTVVNRKVSRRSVGMCKDPSAIGKKQVPCFASMLTKKLYFRRKTT, translated from the exons ATGGCAAGTCCTTCGAAAGAATCAG GAAGTGTCGAAATGGACAGCGCAATCGGTGGACGCAGCCCTGCCATTTCAG GTGTCACTCAGAATGTCACAGAAACAGATGCCATTTACAGAGG TTCTATCCAGTTGGACCCTGATGAGGAGTACAAGATGGACCACAAGAAGAGAGGCCGTGTCCTCATTTTTAACCAGGAGCAGTTCTTTTGGCGCCTGGGCATGCATCCAAGAAGTGGTACCAACGCGGATCGTCACAATTTGGTTAAACG ATTTGAGGAACTACAATTTGAAGTGAATGCTTACGATAACCTCAAGCTGGAGGAAGTTTGGACCAAAATAAGTGAAA CTGCTGAGGCTGATCATACGGACTCTGACTGCTTTGTCTGCGTTTTCCTGAGTCATGGAGAGAACGATCATGTGTTTGCTTATGATGGTAAGATCGCCATTCAGGACATTACTGCGCTTTTCAAAGGAAACAAGTGTCCAAGCCTAGCTGGGAAGCCCAAGATATTCATCTTACAG GCATGCCGTGGAGACAAACATGACGATCCTGTCACGCCTATGGATGTGGTGGACACAAAGACCAATGAAGTAGAGGTTGATGCTGGAGTTGTCTACACTTTGCCATCAGGGGCTGATTTCCTTATGTGCTATTCTGTGGCAGACG GATATTACTCTCACCGTGAGACAGTGAATGGCTCATGGTACATCCAGGACCTGTGTGAGATCCTAAAAGAACATGGCCAGGCTCTGGAGTTCACAGAGCTCTTGACGGTCGTCAACCGCAAAGTGTCCCGGCGTAGTGTTGGCATGTGCAAAGATCCTTCTGCCATTGGAAAAAAGCAGGTGCCTTGTTTTGCCTCGATGCTGACCAAGAAGCTGTACTTTAGGCGTAAGACTACCTAG